A single Populus nigra chromosome 13, ddPopNigr1.1, whole genome shotgun sequence DNA region contains:
- the LOC133671054 gene encoding trans-cinnamate:CoA ligase, peroxisomal-like codes for MDQLLKCDANYVPLTPITFLKRANAVYANRTSVIYEGTRFTWTQTHERCCRLADSLRSLNVRKNDVVSVLAPNIPAVYEMHFAVPMAGAVLNTINTRLDARNIATILSHSGAKVFFVDYQYKELASKALSFLDGAVPSIIACIDDIDTPTGVQFGQLEYEQLVQRGNPGYTGELVQDEWDPIALNYTSGTTSAPKGVVYSHRGAYLSSLSLILGWEMGNAPVYLWSLPMFHCNGWTFTWGVAARGGTNVCIRNTSAKDMYHNIAEHAVTHMCCAPIVFNVLLEARPHERREITSPVEILTGGAPPPASLLQEIERLGFHVTHAYGLTEATGPAPVCEWQKKWNKLPQQDQAKLKARQGISILTLADADVKDLDTMVSVPRDGKTMGEIVLRGSSIMKGYFKDPEATSKAFRNGWFATGDVGVIHPDGYLEIKDRSKDVIISGGENISSVELESVLYRHPRVLEAAVVAMPHPKWGESPCAFISVKKNSNGDTNDVKESDIIAYCKKNLPHFTVPKRVEFMAELPKTSTGKIQKFQLRALAQNFVVNEILPSKKITGPSQPSASGRVNTEVTGYGQGHEQVLALSRL; via the exons ATGGATCAACTACTAAAATGCGATGCAAATTATGTTCCTCTCACCCCCATAACTTTCTTGAAGAGAGCTAATGCTGTTTATGCCAACCGTACCTCTGTTATCTATGAGGGCACCCGCTTCACATGGACTCAAACACATGAACGTTGCTGCCGCCTTGCCGATTCCCTCCGGTCCCTTAACGTCCGGAAAAACGATGTC GTGTCTGTGTTGGCTCCAAACATTCCTGCAGTGTATGAGATGCATTTTGCTGTGCCTATGGCTGGAGCAGTTCTTAATACTATCAACACAAGGCTAGATGCTAGGAATATAGCCACCATTCTTAGCCATTCAGGGGCTAAGGTGTTCTTTGTGGATTACCAATACAAGGAATTAGCAAGTAAGGCCCTTAGTTTCCTGGATGGTGCTGTACCATCAATTATTGCTTGTATTGACGACATCGACACACCTACCGGTGTCCAGTTCGGCCAGCTGGAGTATGAACAGCTTGTCCAGAGGGGCAATCCAGGATACACTGGTGAGCTAGTTCAAGATGAATGGGATCCTATAGCCTTGAATTATACATCAGGAACAACATCTGCTCCGAAAGGAGTTGTGTATAGTCACAGAGGTGCTTATCTTAGCTCTCTTAGCCTAATTCTTGGATGGGAAATGGGAAATGCACCTGTTTATCTATGGTCTCTCCCTATGTTCCATTGCAATGGCTGGACATTCACTTGGGGTGTCGCGGCACGAGGCGGAACCAACGTTTGCATACGCAACACCAGTGCTAAAGACATGTACCATAACATTGCCGAACATGCGGTGACTCACATGTGCTGTGCACCAATTGTTTTCAACGTTCTGCTTGAGGCCAGGCCTCATGAGCGCCGCGAAATCACTTCCCCGGTTGAAATACTCACTGGAGGCGCACCCCCACCAGCCTCGTTGCTCCAAGAGATCGAACGTCTAGGATTCCACGTGACGCATGCCTATGGTCTTACCGAGGCTACTGGTCCAGCACCTGTGTGTGAATGGCAGAAAAAGTGGAACAAGCTTCCACAGCAGGATCAGGCAAAACTCAAGGCGAGGCAAGGGATTAGCATACTGACTCTTGCTGATGCAGACGTCAAGGACTTGGACACCATGGTTAGCGTGCCGCGTGATGGAAAGACAATGGGGGAGATTGTCCTGAGAGGAAGCAGCATCATGAAAGGTTACTTCAAGGATCCCGAGGCAACTTCCAAGGCCTTCAGGAATGGATGGTTTGCTACTGGAGATGTTGGTGTCATTCATCCTGATGGTTACCTGGAAATCAAGGACAGGTCGAAAGATGTGATAATTTCTGGTGGTGAAAATATCAGCAGTGTAGAATTGGAGTCTGTACTCTACAGACATCCAAGAGTCCTGGAAGCAGCTGTGGTGGCCATGCCACATCCTAAATGGGGAGAAAGTCCTTGTGCATTCATCTCAGTGAAAAAGAACTCCAACGGAGACACGAACGATGTCAAAGAATCTGATATTATCGCTTACTGCAAGAAAAACCTTCCCCATTTTACGGTTCCAAAGAGAGTGGAATTCATGGCTGAGTTACCAAAAACCTCAACAGGAAAAATTCAGAAGTTCCAGTTAAGGGCTTTGGCGCAGAATTTTGTTGTCAATGAGATATTGCCAAGCAAGAAAATTACTGGACCCAGCCAACCTTCAGCTTCCGGTCGAGTCAATACAGAAGTAACAGGATATGGTCAGGGCCATGAACAAGTTCTTGCTCTATCTCGTCTTTGA